In a single window of the Synechococcus sp. HK05 genome:
- a CDS encoding MoaD/ThiS family protein: protein MAVQVLIPTPLQKFTNDEASVELEATSVDALVDALDSRYPGLKGRLCDEGGKLRRFLNVYVNSEDIRFLDNQATALKDGDEVSIVPAVAGG, encoded by the coding sequence ATGGCCGTTCAGGTTCTGATCCCCACCCCGCTTCAGAAGTTCACCAACGACGAGGCCAGCGTTGAGCTGGAGGCCACCAGCGTCGACGCCCTAGTGGACGCGCTCGACAGTCGCTATCCCGGCCTGAAAGGCCGCCTCTGCGATGAGGGCGGCAAGCTGCGCCGCTTCCTCAACGTGTACGTGAACAGCGAAGACATTCGCTTCCTCGACAACCAAGCCACCGCCCTCAAGGACGGTGATGAAGTGAGCATCGTTCCTGCTGTCGCCGGCGGCTGA
- the thrC gene encoding threonine synthase, producing the protein MHLNGEIVTATLSLSTLGPTFTGLKCKECGQPYEAGARHVCEDVCFGPLEVVYDYEAIKSRVSRATIEAGPASIWRYREFLPIEGDPIDVGTGFTPLLKANNLAKRLGLKSLYIKNDGVNMPTLSFKDRVVSVALTRARELGFKTVSCASTGNLANSTAAIAAHAGLDCCVFIPSDLELGKVLGTLIYNPTLMAVKGNYDQVNRLCSEVANTYGWGFVNINLRPYYSEGSKTLGYEVIEQLGWELPDHIVAPLASGSLFTKIRKGFDEFIKCGLVEEKAVRFSGAQAEGCNPIATAFREGRDFITPVKPNTIAKSIAIGNPADGPYAIDIANRTGGSIADVTDAEIIDGIKLLAETEGVFTETAGGTTIAVLKKLVEQGKINPEERTVAYITGNGLKTTEAVVDHIGQPYTIEAQLDSFNAAWQQAQADHGQA; encoded by the coding sequence ATGCACCTCAACGGTGAGATCGTGACGGCGACCCTTTCCCTCTCCACCCTCGGCCCCACCTTCACCGGGCTGAAGTGCAAGGAATGCGGCCAGCCCTACGAAGCTGGTGCCCGCCACGTCTGTGAAGACGTGTGCTTCGGGCCGCTGGAAGTGGTCTACGACTACGAAGCGATCAAGAGCCGCGTCAGCCGCGCCACGATCGAAGCCGGCCCCGCTTCGATCTGGCGCTACCGCGAGTTTCTGCCCATCGAGGGCGACCCGATCGATGTGGGCACCGGCTTCACACCGCTGCTCAAGGCCAACAACCTGGCCAAGCGCCTGGGCCTCAAGAGCCTTTACATCAAGAACGACGGCGTGAACATGCCGACGCTCTCCTTCAAGGACCGCGTGGTGAGCGTGGCCCTCACCCGTGCCCGCGAGCTTGGCTTCAAAACGGTGAGCTGCGCCTCCACCGGCAACCTAGCCAACTCCACCGCCGCCATCGCCGCCCACGCCGGCCTTGATTGCTGCGTGTTCATCCCCAGCGATCTGGAGCTGGGCAAGGTGCTCGGCACCCTCATCTACAACCCCACCTTGATGGCGGTGAAGGGCAACTACGACCAGGTGAACCGCCTGTGCTCGGAGGTGGCCAACACCTACGGCTGGGGCTTCGTGAACATCAACCTGCGCCCCTACTACTCCGAAGGCTCCAAGACCCTCGGCTACGAGGTGATCGAACAGCTGGGCTGGGAACTGCCCGACCACATCGTGGCGCCCCTGGCCTCCGGCTCCCTGTTCACCAAGATCCGCAAGGGCTTTGATGAATTCATCAAGTGCGGCCTGGTGGAGGAGAAGGCCGTGCGCTTCAGCGGCGCCCAGGCTGAGGGCTGCAACCCCATCGCCACCGCCTTCCGCGAAGGCCGCGACTTCATCACCCCGGTGAAGCCCAATACCATCGCCAAGTCGATCGCGATCGGCAACCCGGCCGATGGCCCCTACGCCATCGACATTGCCAATCGCACCGGCGGCAGCATCGCCGATGTGACCGATGCCGAAATCATCGACGGCATCAAGCTCCTGGCCGAAACCGAGGGCGTGTTCACCGAAACCGCTGGTGGCACCACGATCGCGGTGCTCAAGAAGCTGGTGGAGCAGGGCAAGATCAACCCAGAAGAGCGCACGGTGGCCTACATCACCGGCAATGGTCTGAAGACCACCGAAGCGGTGGTCGACCACATCGGCCAGCCCTACACGATCGAAGCCCAGCTCGACAGCTTCAACGCCGCCTGGCAGCAAGCCCAAGCCGATCACGGCCAGGCCTGA